One part of the Streptomyces lydicus genome encodes these proteins:
- a CDS encoding DMT family transporter has protein sequence MTAEHSTERPARPAAGPGPTGPAPRRAPATVWLALAGALTLWASAFVGIRSALHDFTPGPMALLRFTVASLGLLALWLVSTRLRRERLRLPARRDIPLLLLCALLLIVIYNLGVNFGEQTVSPGTASFLVGQVPVFSIMLAAAILRERVAVVGWIGVGVGIVGTVVMLFADQAGLSVNIGTIYVLAAAIAESLYFVLSKPLLTRYSSMELNLYVTIPGTLMMLPFAGDLTHQLASATTPNLLILVYLGIFPAAVAYLLWNYALARLDVSASTSALYALPLITILISLAFLHELPSLLGLVGGVISLIGAALVNNRRARAARADGVCDIP, from the coding sequence ATGACCGCTGAGCACTCCACCGAGCGGCCGGCACGACCGGCGGCCGGGCCGGGCCCCACGGGCCCGGCCCCCCGCCGGGCCCCGGCCACGGTCTGGCTCGCCCTGGCCGGGGCCCTCACCCTGTGGGCCTCCGCCTTCGTCGGCATCCGCTCCGCCCTGCACGACTTCACCCCCGGGCCGATGGCCCTGCTCCGCTTCACCGTGGCGTCCCTGGGCCTGCTGGCCCTGTGGCTGGTCTCCACCCGCCTCCGCCGCGAACGCCTCCGGCTGCCGGCCCGCCGCGACATCCCGCTGCTGCTGCTCTGCGCCCTGCTGCTGATCGTCATCTACAACCTGGGGGTGAACTTCGGCGAGCAGACGGTCAGTCCCGGCACCGCGAGCTTCCTGGTCGGCCAGGTCCCGGTGTTCAGCATCATGCTGGCCGCCGCGATCCTCCGGGAGCGGGTGGCGGTGGTCGGCTGGATCGGCGTGGGGGTGGGCATCGTCGGCACGGTCGTCATGCTCTTCGCCGACCAGGCCGGCCTCTCCGTCAACATCGGCACCATCTACGTGCTGGCCGCCGCGATCGCCGAAAGCCTCTACTTCGTCCTGTCCAAGCCGCTGCTGACGCGCTACAGCTCCATGGAGCTGAACCTCTACGTCACGATCCCGGGCACCTTGATGATGCTCCCCTTCGCCGGCGACCTCACCCACCAGCTGGCCTCGGCGACCACCCCCAACCTCCTCATTCTCGTCTACCTCGGCATCTTCCCCGCCGCCGTGGCCTACCTCCTGTGGAACTACGCCCTGGCCCGCCTCGACGTCTCCGCCTCCACCTCCGCCCTCTACGCCCTCCCCCTCATCACCATCCTCATCTCCCTCGCCTTCCTCCACGAACTCCCCAGCCTCCTGGGCCTCGTGGGCGGCGTCATCTCCCTCATCGGCGCGGCCCTCGTCAACAACCGCCGCGCGAGAGCCGCCCGGGCCGACGGAGTGTGCGACATTCCGTGA